Proteins encoded by one window of Candidatus Nitrosocosmicus arcticus:
- a CDS encoding glycosyl hydrolase, with translation MTTILAALQNSLLVLDSTIDGWKIHEHLKQYNINSLAIDPHNYSRAYCGTFNSGLWKTDNNGLTWEKTFLDNIGSHITSVSVSAIERGKSGFGRVFVGTEPSTILSSIDGGAIWEKIENFNELPSHTTWSFPPRPSTHHVRWIEPDTSNENCVFAAIEAGALIRTFDGGKTWMDRVESGPYDTHKLITNNKAPGILYSAAGDGYFESKDYGNTWNNINEGLKDHTYLFSIALNSGNPKNMIVSAANNAWKSHDISDLESFIYRRSFEEEDDQSSKWESVRNGLPESKGTFISILDSTPHVEDEFYCLNNRGIFVSKDSGLSWKSLEMPWPKEYKLQHPWALAIRQ, from the coding sequence ATGACTACTATTTTGGCAGCCTTACAAAATTCGCTTTTGGTTTTGGATTCTACAATAGATGGATGGAAAATCCATGAGCACTTGAAACAATATAATATTAATTCTCTTGCTATTGATCCTCACAATTATAGTAGGGCATATTGCGGAACATTTAACTCTGGTCTTTGGAAAACCGATAATAATGGTTTAACATGGGAGAAAACCTTCTTGGACAATATTGGTTCCCATATAACTTCTGTTTCAGTCAGTGCGATTGAGAGGGGAAAATCTGGATTTGGAAGAGTATTTGTTGGAACCGAGCCTAGTACGATTCTTTCCTCAATTGATGGGGGGGCAATATGGGAAAAAATAGAAAATTTTAATGAGTTACCTTCACATACTACGTGGTCATTTCCTCCTCGACCTTCCACTCACCATGTACGTTGGATTGAGCCAGATACAAGTAATGAAAATTGTGTATTTGCTGCGATAGAAGCAGGAGCACTAATCAGAACTTTTGACGGTGGAAAGACCTGGATGGACAGGGTAGAAAGTGGTCCTTATGATACTCATAAACTAATAACTAACAATAAAGCCCCGGGAATACTCTATTCTGCTGCCGGAGACGGCTATTTTGAAAGTAAAGATTATGGAAATACCTGGAATAACATCAATGAGGGATTAAAAGATCACACATATCTGTTTAGTATTGCATTAAATTCCGGTAATCCTAAAAATATGATAGTATCAGCAGCAAATAATGCTTGGAAATCTCATGATATTTCAGATCTAGAATCCTTCATTTATAGACGTTCTTTTGAAGAGGAAGATGATCAAAGTTCAAAATGGGAATCAGTTCGTAATGGTTTGCCTGAGTCAAAAGGAACGTTTATTTCGATTCTCGATTCCACTCCACATGTTGAAGATGAATTTTATTGCTTAAATAATCGGGGAATCTTTGTTTCGAAAGATTCGGGACTCTCTTGGAAGAGTTTAGAAATGCCTTGGCCAAAGGAGTATAAACTTCAGCATCCATGGGCTTTGGCAATTCGCCAGTAG